GCAACTCGGCTTCTTTGCGCTCCGTAATATCTGTACCACTAATGATATAACCCAGTGGCTCATCCTGATCATCCTTCATCAGCTTAAAACCGGTTAACAAGGTAACCAGCTTTTGATCGGTTGGCCGAATAAAAGACATTTCTCCACGCCATCCTCCTTCCTTAAGAATCTGCGCGCGCACTTCCTCTCGAGTAGTGTTATGATAATGTATATCTATATACTGACGAACATTCTTTCCAATTACTTGTTGAGCGCTTAAGCCATACACTTTTTCAGCTGCAGTATTCCAGGTAAGGGGCTTAAAATCCAGATCGGCTGCGGTTAATACATCAGAGGTTTGTTCCACCAGGTCGGCCAGAAGACGTACTTTCTTTTCTACTTCTTTTACCTGTGTAATATCACGCTGCGATCCCCATATCCGTTTTAAAAACCCATTTTCAACAATCCCAATCGCATTGTTTAAAAAATAAACAGAGTTACCAAAGCGATCTTTTTCATGCGACTCGGCGCTGACTACTTTAAAGTCGTTGGTGATAAAGCCTTTAACGTATTCGATATTGGCTTCATCGCTGAAGTCAACTAAGTTCTTTGTTACCAGGCCCACCATTTGGCTACCGTATTCATAGCCATACATTTGCGCTAAGGCATCGTTACATTCGGTAAGACAGCTTTCTTTAATGGCATCCAAAATTGCTTCTACAGAGGCTGTAACAGGCATTGGCTCCAATAGTTCCTGGCAAAAAATCCCCTCTGAATTTTGATCAATAAATCCCTTATATCGTTTAGCCGTAGCTGCCAGTTGCTCCTGTTTGGCATAGCGGCTGGTAATATCGATAAGTGTAATTTGATGCAGCACATCTGCTTCATGCACTAAGGTCTGTACATGCATGTCTGCTGTCAGAATTTCCTGTGTTGTTTTTTGCAACTGTACAATCGTATTCCATGGAGCTCCTTCTTTACTGCGCTGTAAGGCTGCAGCTGTTTTTACTTTATCAGCAGGAATTAATATATCGGTAAAGGTGCGGAGGAGAAGTTCTTGTGCTGTTAATTGTAATAAAGCAGTAGCTGCTTTATTAGCCGAAACAATTTTCAAATTGCTTCTGAGTACCAAAATGGTAGGCAGCGGATGGGACTCAAAGAAAACTAATGGTTTTGATGATCCCTCATATTTTTTAGTACCGGAAAATATAGACACAGGCTTGGGATTAATGGACAGATTACCCTTTAAAATTATAGGCATATAGCCAGATTCCCCTGACAAGTCAGAAAAATTTTTGACTTGTCAGGGGAATCTTTATTTAAAACGTTCAAAACTGCTTTCTAGTTTGTAGCCAGCTTTGCTGCACCTTTCCATTTTTCCAATTGCTGACAATTGCCAATGGTAGGATCCACCATGATGTAGTGTGTAGAGATGCGGTTAGACATCCACTTGTCCAACACCTGCATCTTCTTTTCTTCTAAAGCAGCTGTTGCAATTTTATTATAGTCATCACGCATGTTCATACGGTGTGGCTCTGTACGTGATTTCAGGTATAAGATACGCACTCCTTTTTTGCCTCTTTCGTCAGCAAAATTTATTGGCTGGGAGTACTCGCCCAATTTTAATTTATCTAGTTGAGCCACTACATCCTTGTCCAATTCGTCAATGGTCAGGTAAGTAGAGCCTGTAGTTTTACTTGTAATGAATGGTCCGGAAAACTTCGCTGCTTCATCTTCACTGTAGCGGCCGGCAGCAGTGCTAAAGTCAAGCGTTCCGGCAATTAACTTGGCGCGTACAGAGTCTAACTTAGAGCGTCCTGCGGCCAGTTCCGCATCCGTGACCGGAGGCACACGCAGAATATGTTTTACAATGGCGTCATCTCCATTGCGTTGTACCATTTGAATAATGTGATAACCAAACTTGGATTTGATCACTGGAGAGATCTCTCCTTCTTTTAAACGGAATGCAGCAGAAAGAAATGCAGGATCCCAGGTCTTTTCTGTTCTATTGATCTGGTACTGCCCACCTCTGTCTTTAGAACCGGGGTCTTCAGAATATTGCTTTGCCAATTGATCAAAAGAAGTGATACGCATCTCTACTTGTTTCTTGTAATTGTTCAATTCGTCAATTACATATTTTTCAAGATCGCGAGAGGCTTTTGGGAAAACAGCGATCTGGCCAATTTCCACTTCTGTCTCAAAGAAAGGCAGGCTATCTTTTGGTATACGGTCAAAATAAGCTTTTGCTTCTGTAGGAGTAATGCGTACGCTTTCAACGATCTTGCGCTGCATGGCTTGTGCCAGTTTGTTCTCTCTTACTGATTCGCGGGCATCGTCTTTAATCTGGTAAATAGTTTTTCCAGCTATGGTTTCCAGCTGCTGCTGTGATCCATAGGCGTTTATAAAGTAGCGAATACGCTGATCCAGTTCGGCTTCTATTTCTTCGTCTGAAACAGGCAGTGAATCTTTTTCAGCTTGCAGCATCAATAATTTCGACACCAAGGCTTGCTCTAATATCTGGCATTCAGCGTCTGCTGGCACTGGATTACCCTGGCGGGCCGCATCGGCAATAGCATTTTTAATATCTGAGTATAAAATAATCCGGTCGCCCACAACACCTACAATCTTGTCTGCTACTGCTTTTTGTGTTTGTGCGGTAGCGAAAGATGTAATACCTACAAGTCCGAGCAAGAAGGAAAAAACTTTTTTCATATACAATGATAGACGTCAAAAATAGGTGTTCCCAGCAGAAATCCCTGCCGAAAGCATTATGGATTAACAAAGTTTTGCTGACCGCGGATTTTTGAGATTAGCGGGATTAATGGGATTAAGTGTCTGTAGATGGATGTATTCTTTCTCTATCAGACTTTCTGTTATAGCGGGGCCTGCATGTGGGGCTGGGGGAGGAACGCTGTTTTTATCCATGAACAGGCATAAAAAAAGGTCAGAACCATTGTTCTGACCTTGAGAATGTTTATTGTATGTATTACAATGTACGTTTGATCTCTTCCAATTCGAAGGCTTCGATGATGTCGCCCACTTTGATATCGTTGAAGTTCTTCACTGTCAAACCGCACTCCATACCAGACTGAACATCTTTTGCATCGTCTTTATAACGCTTCAATGAGCCCAGTTCAGCATTTTGACCTTCGCCTTTTGGATATTCTACGATACCATCGCGAATAACACGGATCTTGTTGTTGCGGCTGATCTTTCCATCCAACACGAAACAACCGGCAACGGTAGCTTTATCAAAGCGGTATACTTCGCGTACTTCCACATTGGCCACGATCTTCTCCTGCACTTTCGGCTCCAACATACCCTCCATCGCGCTCTTGATTTCATCAATAGCCGCGTAGATTACTGAGTATGTTTTGATCTGGATACCGGCGCCATCTGCCAGGCGGTTGGCCTGCATAGACGGACGTACGTTAAATCCAATGATCACCGCATCTGATGCTTCTGCCAGTACAACGTCACTTTCGTTGATCTGACCTACACCTTTATGGATCACACTCACCAGGATCTCCTGGGTAGAAAGTTTTTGTAAAGAGTCACTCAACGCTTCTACTGAACCGTCCACGTCACCTTTGATGATCACTTTCAGTTCTTTGAAGTTTCCAAGTGCTAAGCGGCGACCGATCTCATCCAGGGTAATGTGCTTCTTCGCACGCATACCTTGTTCACGAAGGATCTGGGCACGGCGGTTAGCTATATCTTTTGCTTCTGCTTCATCCGCATACACTTTAAACTTCTCACCGGCTTGTGGCGCACCGTTTAAGCCAAGGATCAGTACTGGAGTTGATGGTCCGGCTTCATCCACACGTTTGTTACGTTCGTTGAACATCGCTTTTACACGACCAAAGTGTTGACCACTCACTACAATGTCTCCATTATTCAGCGTACCATTCTGTACCAGGATGGTAGCTACGTAACCGCGACCTTTATCCAAGGAAGCTTCAACAATGCTACCGCTAGCCTCACGGTCTGGGTTGGCTTTCAGATCAAGAATTTCCGCTTCCAGTAATATTTTCTCCAATAACAGATCTACGTTGGTACCTTTCTTAGCCGATAATTCCTGGCTTTGATACTTACCACCCCACTCTTCCACCAATAAGTTCATACCCGCTAGCTGCTCATAGATCTTTTGTGGATTAGCGCCGTCTTTATCAATTTTGTTGATGGCAAATATCATTGGTACACCGGCTGCCTGTGCGTGGCTGATGGCTTCACGTGTTTGTGGCATAATCGCATCATCAGCGGCAATTACAATAACAGCAATATCGGTAACCTTAGCACCGCGGGCACGCATGGCCGTAAAGGCTTCGTGACCAGGCGTATCTAAGAAGGTAATATCTTTTCCATTCGGAAGGTTTACCTGGTAGGCACCAATGTGCTGGGTGATACCACCCGCTTCACCAGCTACTACCGTTGCGCTACGGATGTAGTCAAGCAATGAAGTTTTACCATGGTCTACGTGACCCATGATGGTTACAATTGGCGAGCGAGGCTCCCTTTCGTGATCACCATCTTCCTCTTCTACTTCCTCCATCTCCATTTGCTTCTCCATATCGATGAACTCTACATCATACCCGAACTCACTTGCCACCAGTTCAATTACCTCGGCATCCAGGCGCTGGTTGATAGACACCATGATACCCAAGCTCATACACTTACTGATCACCTCTGCAAAGGAAACATCCATCAGGTTAGCCAATTCGCTCACTGAGATAAACTCGGTTACCTGCAGTTTGCTGCCTTCAGCTCCTTCTGCCATTTCAGCCATTTCGTGGCGCTTGTCGCGGCGAAGCCTTTTCGTGCTCTTACCACCACGGCCGGTACCACCAGAAAGTTTGGCTTGTGTTTCCTGTATTTTCCGTTGAATTTCTTTTTCGTCGATTTGTTTGTCTTCGCGTCTTTGGAAGCCACCACCTTGGCGCTGACCTTGACCAAAGCGGCCACCGCCTTGTCCAAAGCGACCACCACCTTGTTGCTGGCCACCTTCTGGTCTACGCTGAACAGTAAAGCGTCCACCGCCGCCGCCACTTTGTTGCTGGCCTTGCTGTGCTTGGGTTTGGGCTTGGCCCTGCCCCTGTTGTTGACCTTGTTGCTGGCCGCTGGGGCGTACCTCTTTCTTTTCAATAGGAATGCGCTTGCGTTTACGCTTTTCATCCAATTTCGGACGCGTATCGCTGTCTACAGGCAATTGAATTTTACCCAGGATCTTAGGCCCTGTAAGCTTTTCAGCCTGTATATTCTCTATTACTGGTGGAGCCTCTTCAACAGGCTGTTGTGGTTCTTCAATCACTTCTGGCTGCGCTTCCGCTGCCGGCATAATAACTTCTGGTTCTGGAGCAGGCGCTTCTTCTACCGGTTCAGGCTTCACTTCAGGCTCTGGTTGCGGAGCAGGAGCAGGAATAGGTGTTTCTGCTTTTACCTCAGGCTCTTGAACTGCAGGCGCAGGCTTTTTCGTTATACCCTTTTTAGGGCGTGTTGACGAATCTATAGCCGACAGGTCAATTTTATTGATCACTTTAGGCCCTTCAATTCCAGGCGTTTCCAACTTAACTACAGCTGGCTCCTCTTTAACAGGCTCTGGCGGTGCTTGAGGCACTTCAGGCTCTGGTTCAGGAGTAGGTGGCGCCTGTACTTCTACAGGAGCTGGAACTTCAGGCTCAGGCTCTGGTTCCGGAGCAGGCGGAGGTGTTGCAACCTCTGGTTCGGCAGGGGCTACTTCTTCTTTTTTAACAGGCGCTTTCTTTTCTTCTTTACGGAAATGCACCTCTTCTTCATCCTTCCGCTTACGGGCATCGAGGGCTGCACCTTTCGGCAAGTCGATCTGCTCGCTTTTCAGCTTCGCTACTTTATCGCTTTGGAACTCAGCCTGCAAAGCCCTATACATATCTTCGGTCAACTTGGCCGTTGGCTTCAACTCATCTTTGTCGAAACCTTTGTTTACCAAAAAGTCCACCAGCGTGTCTTTACCGATGTTGAACTCTTTAGCGGCTGCCATTAACCGGGGTGTTGATACTTCTGCCATTAACTGTTTTTATTATTCTAAATCGTTTACCTGGCTTATTAGGACCAGGATTTGGGTTATTCTATTTTGTTCTTCTTAAATGCTGATTACTCAGACACTTGGTACTATTCTTTCAACAGGCTGGATATAAGAGACGCCAAACTTGAAGCTTAGGCTGCCTCTTATTAAAGAACGAACTTATCCTTTTTCGAATTCTGCCTGTAAGATCTTTCTAACATCCTGGATGGTTTCTTTTTCCAGGTCAGTTCTACGCTCTAATTCTTCTGCGCTCAACTCTAATACGCTTCTTGCAGTGTCGCAACCCACGCGTTTTAATTCATCAATGACCCAAGGTTCAATTTCATCGCTGAATTCTTCCAGGTCAATATCAAACTCTTCTTCCTGGCCCTCATTGTCTCTGTATACGTCTATATCATAACCTGTCAATTCACAGGCCAGCTTGATGTTTACACCACGACGACCAATAGCTAAAGACACCTGGTCAGGTTTCAGATATACACTGGCGTGTTTCTCTTCCTGCTCCAGTTCCATAGTAGTGATCTTAGCTGGCGTTAAGGCCCGCTGAATTAAAAGTTGTGTATTGCTGGTCCAGTTGATAACGTCAATATTCTCATTCTTTAACTCACGTACAATACCATGGATACGGCTACCTTTCATACCTACACAGGCTCCTACCGGATCTATACGATCGTCGTAAGATTCAACAGCCACTTTTGCTCTTTCACCTGGGTCGCGAACGATCCTTTTAATAACGATTAAGCCATCGAAGATTTCTGGTACTTCTATTTCCAACAATTTTGCCAAGAAATCAGGTGATGTACGGGAAAGTATAATAACAGGGCTATTATTTTTCATATCCACCTTTTTCACGACAGCACGGATATTTTCACCCTTCTTAAAATAGTCCTGTGGTATTTGTTCGCTCTTAGGCAGGATTAATTCGTTGCCTTCTTCATCCAAAAGTAAAATCTCTTTTTTCCACACCTGGTATACCTCAGCACTAATGATCTCACCAATGCGGTCGGCATATTTTTTAGCCAGTACGTTCTTCTTCAAATCAGAGATACGGCTAGCCAAGGTTTGCTTAGCAGCCAAAATAGCGCGACGGCCAAATTCTTCCAGGTTTACCTCTTCATATACTTCCTCACCTACTTCATAGTCGGGAGAAATTTTAATGGCATCTTTATATTCAATCTCCTCTAAGGTATTATACACGTCGTCATTATCTACAACTGTACGACGGCGGAAAATTTCCAAGTCACCTTTTTCTGCGTTTACGATCACATCAAAGGTTTCATCACTACCGTATTTTTTCCGGATCAGTGTTCTGAATACATCTTCAACCACACGCATTAGCGTAGGACGGTCAATGTTTTCGGCATCCTTGAAATCCTGAAATGCCTCTATCAGATTGATACTTGCCATATTCTTGGTTTTTAGCTTCACGCTGCAGGCTTCACGCTTCACGCATAGGGCCCCAAAGGCTTTCAGCGTATAGCTTGTAGCTTGCAGCTATTTTAAAACTTTACTTGAATTTTTGTTGCTTTTATATCAGTAAATAATACAGTTTCCTGGTTTACTACTTTCTTTTTGCCCTTTCCTTCTTCCGTTTCCATCACAATGGCCGCATCGCTTACCTCTAAAAGTTTTCCTTCTTTTTTTGAGGTATCATTCAGCAGCACCTCCACAGAGCGCCCAATATTCTTCTTATACTGACGGGTATTTTTCAGGGGTTCATCTAAACCCGGAGAAGAAACTTCCAGTGAGAAATCATCGGCCGGGAAAAGTCCGCTTTCTTCTAATTGCTTGTACAGCGCCCGGTTATAGCTTACTATGGCAGACAGAGGTAAGCCTTCGTCGCTATCAATAAACACCTTTACATTGTTAGTAGGTTTTATTCGCACTTCCACCAGAAAATGCGCCGGCTGCTGTTCCAGCAACCCGTTGATCATTTGGGTGATTGTCTGAATTTGAGTCTCTGTTTGCATAGTATAAAAGAAGAAGGGAACGTCCTCGTTCCCTTCTTTCTATCAATTTCCTTTGCAAAGGTAAGCAATACGTTAATTAACTTCCAAATAGAAATTGAATAAAAGCCATACTATAACTTTGTTTTACCATGTTGCAATTTATTTTATACTTCATACTAGCCTATTTTTTATATCAGCTGATCTTCAAGATCATTATACCGGTTTACCGCACTACCCGCCAGATTAAGAAAGGATTTCGGGAAATGCAGGAGCGGATGAACGGCCAGCCTGGAGAGCAACCCAATCCTTTTCAAAATACCACAGCGTCCAATCAACCAGATAAAGGCAAGCAAGTGGGTGATTATATAGATTTTGAAGAAATAAAAGAATAATACTGAATTTCCCTATTTTTGCACTCCTTTAAAATTTTGTTCTGCTACAGCAGGGCGCGGATCCTTAGCTCAGATGGTTAGAGCATCTGACTCATAATCAGAGGGTCGCTGGTTCGATCCCAGCAGGATCCACTCAGAATCAAGGACTTACAGCAATGTAGGTCCTTTTTTATTTCTGTTTGCCCTAAATCACCTATTATAAAGAACGCCTAAGATATTAGGGTTGCAGATTTTAGGGGTTATAAAGTTTGATTGCTTGCCTGCAATTAATTTCGATCCAGAGCTGCAAGGCTAACCAATTAAATACACTTATTCCTTTCATATAGCATTGAATAACATACTGCAATGTATCTGTAATATTTTTTCTACAAAGCTTTGCTAATGTGCCATCCTTTTTACTTTTGTTGTTGGTCTAAAAAACCC
This genomic interval from Flavisolibacter tropicus contains the following:
- the infB gene encoding translation initiation factor IF-2 — protein: MAEVSTPRLMAAAKEFNIGKDTLVDFLVNKGFDKDELKPTAKLTEDMYRALQAEFQSDKVAKLKSEQIDLPKGAALDARKRKDEEEVHFRKEEKKAPVKKEEVAPAEPEVATPPPAPEPEPEPEVPAPVEVQAPPTPEPEPEVPQAPPEPVKEEPAVVKLETPGIEGPKVINKIDLSAIDSSTRPKKGITKKPAPAVQEPEVKAETPIPAPAPQPEPEVKPEPVEEAPAPEPEVIMPAAEAQPEVIEEPQQPVEEAPPVIENIQAEKLTGPKILGKIQLPVDSDTRPKLDEKRKRKRIPIEKKEVRPSGQQQGQQQGQGQAQTQAQQGQQQSGGGGGRFTVQRRPEGGQQQGGGRFGQGGGRFGQGQRQGGGFQRREDKQIDEKEIQRKIQETQAKLSGGTGRGGKSTKRLRRDKRHEMAEMAEGAEGSKLQVTEFISVSELANLMDVSFAEVISKCMSLGIMVSINQRLDAEVIELVASEFGYDVEFIDMEKQMEMEEVEEEDGDHEREPRSPIVTIMGHVDHGKTSLLDYIRSATVVAGEAGGITQHIGAYQVNLPNGKDITFLDTPGHEAFTAMRARGAKVTDIAVIVIAADDAIMPQTREAISHAQAAGVPMIFAINKIDKDGANPQKIYEQLAGMNLLVEEWGGKYQSQELSAKKGTNVDLLLEKILLEAEILDLKANPDREASGSIVEASLDKGRGYVATILVQNGTLNNGDIVVSGQHFGRVKAMFNERNKRVDEAGPSTPVLILGLNGAPQAGEKFKVYADEAEAKDIANRRAQILREQGMRAKKHITLDEIGRRLALGNFKELKVIIKGDVDGSVEALSDSLQKLSTQEILVSVIHKGVGQINESDVVLAEASDAVIIGFNVRPSMQANRLADGAGIQIKTYSVIYAAIDEIKSAMEGMLEPKVQEKIVANVEVREVYRFDKATVAGCFVLDGKISRNNKIRVIRDGIVEYPKGEGQNAELGSLKRYKDDAKDVQSGMECGLTVKNFNDIKVGDIIEAFELEEIKRTL
- a CDS encoding peptidylprolyl isomerase encodes the protein MKKVFSFLLGLVGITSFATAQTQKAVADKIVGVVGDRIILYSDIKNAIADAARQGNPVPADAECQILEQALVSKLLMLQAEKDSLPVSDEEIEAELDQRIRYFINAYGSQQQLETIAGKTIYQIKDDARESVRENKLAQAMQRKIVESVRITPTEAKAYFDRIPKDSLPFFETEVEIGQIAVFPKASRDLEKYVIDELNNYKKQVEMRITSFDQLAKQYSEDPGSKDRGGQYQINRTEKTWDPAFLSAAFRLKEGEISPVIKSKFGYHIIQMVQRNGDDAIVKHILRVPPVTDAELAAGRSKLDSVRAKLIAGTLDFSTAAGRYSEDEAAKFSGPFITSKTTGSTYLTIDELDKDVVAQLDKLKLGEYSQPINFADERGKKGVRILYLKSRTEPHRMNMRDDYNKIATAALEEKKMQVLDKWMSNRISTHYIMVDPTIGNCQQLEKWKGAAKLATN
- a CDS encoding ribosome maturation factor is translated as MQTETQIQTITQMINGLLEQQPAHFLVEVRIKPTNNVKVFIDSDEGLPLSAIVSYNRALYKQLEESGLFPADDFSLEVSSPGLDEPLKNTRQYKKNIGRSVEVLLNDTSKKEGKLLEVSDAAIVMETEEGKGKKKVVNQETVLFTDIKATKIQVKF
- the nusA gene encoding transcription termination factor NusA; its protein translation is MASINLIEAFQDFKDAENIDRPTLMRVVEDVFRTLIRKKYGSDETFDVIVNAEKGDLEIFRRRTVVDNDDVYNTLEEIEYKDAIKISPDYEVGEEVYEEVNLEEFGRRAILAAKQTLASRISDLKKNVLAKKYADRIGEIISAEVYQVWKKEILLLDEEGNELILPKSEQIPQDYFKKGENIRAVVKKVDMKNNSPVIILSRTSPDFLAKLLEIEVPEIFDGLIVIKRIVRDPGERAKVAVESYDDRIDPVGACVGMKGSRIHGIVRELKNENIDVINWTSNTQLLIQRALTPAKITTMELEQEEKHASVYLKPDQVSLAIGRRGVNIKLACELTGYDIDVYRDNEGQEEEFDIDLEEFSDEIEPWVIDELKRVGCDTARSVLELSAEELERRTDLEKETIQDVRKILQAEFEKG